Genomic segment of Arachis stenosperma cultivar V10309 chromosome 4, arast.V10309.gnm1.PFL2, whole genome shotgun sequence:
TTATAGATTCTCAGCTGATTCCTGGTACCGAAGAGCATTTTCATGAGTCATCCCTTGCCGGGCAAGCGAGGTGGATGTATCGTACCCTCTTGCGTGGCGCAGTGATAGCTCGGAAAGCCGAGTTCGAACTATCCGGGATGGAATCCCTTCGTAGGAGGTTGGAATCTGCTGGGAAGGCTAATAATGAGCTTAAAAGTGAAGTTGAAACTCTCCGGGAGCAGCTGACCCAATCTAAAGAGAAGTTTGACGCTGCCGAGAAGAAAGCTACTGCTGCCGAGAAGAAGGCCACTAACGCTGCGAATAAGTTGGAAGAGTCGGACGCCACGGTTTCACGTCTTGTCGAGCGCGAAATGACTTTAGAGAGTCAGGTCGGCACGGCACAAAAACGGGTGGCCGAGATGGAGAAGGAGAAGCAAGCTGTGGAGGCTGACCTGGCAGCGTTAAGAACAAAGTATAAAGACGTCGTCAAGCAGGGGACAGGTGCGATCCTGGCAACCGAGGAGGCCCTTAAGGCTCAGGTCAAAATTGTTGCTCCTGACTTTGATACGTCGGCGATTGGTGTCTTCAAGGTGATCAAGGATGGCAAATTTGTTGACGTACCCAAGAAGTGAATTCTCTTTTCCTGTTATAAAACTTTTGGTTTAGCCGTTTTGTTTTGGCTTTGGTGAACAATTGACTCTTTGGGTTGCTTGCGCGTTCTATTGTAGTTAACACTTTCTTATTTGCCTGGTCGTGTTATCGTTTATATTAACCGTTATTGGCTTGTGGCTGTTGTTCGTTTTGCCGTGTTGATGATATTTCGGCCGGGCCGGGTCAGGTCGTGGCTTTTTAGTGTAGCCGTTTTTCTATTGTTGTAGTTGATgggctcccggggtgatcagtcccggggccGCGCATCGTTGTCGGGTTGTGGTGAATTCGCTTGCGTAGTGGGTTGTCCAGAAAATTGCGAACAAgacaaaagagagaaaatttGCACAAGTACATCTTATTCGGTAATTGCATAAAAGGCCCATAGGACATAACGAAAAGTACAAATCCGCGAATTAATACTTAGCTCGATTGGTCGGTATGTCGCCTCATGCGctaggagtagaatcttctCACGTTGTCCGCGTTCCATATTCTTGGGACTTCCTTTCCATTGAGCCTTTCTAACTTGAAAGCACATTTGCCCATCACTTTTTTGATTCTATAGgggccttcccagtttgccACCAGCTTGCCTACTCCAGGGGTCGATAAGCCGATGTCATTACGTCTTAGGACGAGATCGTTCGGTTCGAACTCCCTtttgagcactttggtgttgtagcgcAGGGCCATTCTTTGTTTTAGCGCTGTTTCCATCAAATGGGCCATTTCTCTTGCTTCATCTATTAGGTCCTTCTCCACGGCTTCCTCCACTCCTTTCAAAAGTAGCCGGGGGCTCGGTTCCCCGATCTCCACGGGTATTACCGCATCTAACCCGTATGTCAGTCGGAAAGGAGTCTCCCTAGTGGAGGACTGTTCGGTCGTTCGGTAAGACCAGAGGACCGAGGCTAGTTCGTCGGCCCAAGCACCTTTTTTATTATCCAATCGCTTCTTCAGCCCTAACAGGATAATCTTGTTCGCGGATTCCACCTGTCCGTTTGTCTgggggtgttctaccgaggaGAACTTCTGTCTTATACCCAGGCCGGTGAGGAATTTCGTGAACTTCTTGTCGGTAAACTGCGTGCCGTTGTCCGAGATAACGACTTCTGGAATCCCGAATCGCgttatcacctgcctccacatgaatttcTTGCAATTGGATGAGGATATGCTGGCCATCGGctcggcttctatccatttaGTGTAGTAATCAATGGCGACTATGAGATACTTGACTTGCCCGGGACCGACTGGGAAGGGCCCCAAGAGATCGATTCCCCACTGCGAGAATGGTCGGGAGGACGTTAACAGGCTTAACTCGGAGGCCGGTGCCCTGTGGAAATTGGCGTTCTCTTGACACTTGACACATTTTCTGACGAATTCTTTAGAGTCTGCCATCATTGACGGCCAATAGTATCCAGCTCGGATTAACTTTCTTGCTAGGGCTTTGCCTCCTATGTGGTGTCCGCAGCAGCCTTCAtggacttccctgaggacgtaGTCCGTCTGGTAGGGGTGTAAGCACTTCAGTAGGGGCTGGTTGAGCCCTTTCTTGAATAGCTGTCCTTGAATGACCGCGTATTTGGCTGCTTCCCTTCTCAGTTTCGCGGCATCCTTTTCATCGTTAGGGAGTTTGCCATTTTCTAGGAAGCTAgtgatggggtctagccatgaAGAGCCTAGCCTTGACAGATGTAGGGTGACCACCGGCTCCCTCGTcatgccttggatgagagaccggTTGCCTTCTCCCGGTTTTGTGCTGGCCAATTTTGATAGGAGATCTACCCGTGTGTTCCTCTCTCTGGGAACGTGGTGGACCGTGACCTCCTCAAACTTTTGGCTTAAGTTCTTGACGTTTTTCAAGTACTTTTGTAATAATGAGTCTCTGGCTTGATAGCTCCCGTTTACCTGGGAGGTGATGACCTGCGAATCGCTGCATATTTCCAGCCTTGTTGCTCCGACTTCCGCTGCTAGGGTTAAGCCCCCtatgagggcttcgtattctgcctggttgttcgaAATGGGGAATTCGAACCTGATCGACTGCTCGTATACGACTCCAACCGGGCTTTCCAGGATGATCCCGGCGCCCCCAGACAtctggttggaggctccgtccacgtggagcttccaccgtgtgcCCGTTTCTTCGGTTGGATCTCCCGTTACTTCTACTAAAAAATCTGCCATCGCCtgcgccttgatggcttgccggggTTCGTATCGTATGTCGTATTGGGAAAGTTCaatggaccaagtcatcatcCTTCCCGCCAAATTGGGTTTTTGAAGTACTTGTCGGATTCCCTGGTCCGTTCTTACGACAACCTGGTGACCTTCGAAGTATTGCTTTAACCTCCGTGAGGAGGTCAAGAGTGCTAGAGCTAGCTTTTTCAGTTTGCTGTATCTTAATTCTGCCCCTTGCAGGGCTCTGCTCACGAAGTAGACTGGTTGTTGAGCCCTCCATTCTTCTCGCACTAGGACTGCGGCCAGGGCTTCTCCTGTTATGGCGAGGTATAGATATAACGGCTCCCCGTCCTTTGGCCTCCCGAGCACAGGGGGTGCCGccaggatttccttgaagtgcCTAAAGGCTTCCTCGCATGCGGGTGTCCATTCGAACGCTATCCCTTTTCTCATGAGGTTAAAGAACGGAAGGGCCTTTGTTGCCGACGCTCCGAGAAACCGAGATAACGAGGTCAGCCGCCCCGCCAACCTTTGGACGTCCTTGATACAACCTGGACTCTTCATCtggagtatcgcttggcatttctCTGGGTTGGCTTCTATCCCTCTCTGAGTTATTATGAATCCTAGGAACTTTCCGGCTTCCCGGCGAAGGCACATTTGAGGGGATTCAGCCTCATGCCGTGTCGTCGGAGAGACGCGAATACACCTGCCAGGTCATTCAGGAGGTCGTCGGGCCGCGTTGTTTTCGCTAGGATGTCGTCCACATAAACTTCCACTGTCTTGCCTATGAGGTCGTGGAATAtcctgttcatcagcctttgatatgttGCCCCTGCGTTTTTTAGGCCGAATGGCATTACCTTATAACAGAAGGTTCCCCCcggcgttatgaacgccgtcTTGTGTTCGTCTGGatggtgcatcggtatctggttgtagccggagtaggcgtccatgaagctCAGATAACGGTAGCCCGCCGCAGTATCGACGAGCGCGTCTATGTTAGGGAGGGGGAAACAGTCCTTAGGGCATGCCTTGTTAAGGTCAGAGTAGTctacgcacattctccatttgccgtTGTGCTTTTTTACTAGAACTACATTCGAGAGCCATGTCGAGTAGTCTACTTCCCGTATGAAacctgcttctaggaggctggTCGTCTGCCTGGCCACCTCCTCTGCCCTCTCGCGTGACATCTTTCTCCTTCGTTGGGCTACTGGGCGTGTTTCCGACTTGACGGCCAGGTGGTGTGACATAATTTTggggtctatgcccggcatgtcggccgGTGTCCAGGCAAACAAATCCCTATTGGCCCTTATCATTTCGACCAAGGGCTCCTTCAACTCATGCAGGAGATTCTTGTTGATGAACGTGAATTTTTCCTCCGTGTCACCGATCCTGAATTTTTCCAGGTCCCCTTCTGGTTCCGGTCTGGGTTTGTCGTCTACTCTGGCGTCCAGGTCAGCTAGGAACACGCCGGACGCCTCTTTGGATTTCTTCCTCAGGGAGAGGCTGGCATTGTCGCAAGCGACTGCCGTCTCAAGGTCTCCTCTTATGGACCCTATAGATCCGTCATCGGTAACGAACTTCATGACTAGCAGCTTCGTGTTGATTATCGCTTCAACATCGTTAATCGTCTTCCTTCCCAAGATGATATTGTAGGCGGTGGAATCTCGGAGGATCACGAACTTGGCCATCGCCGATCTTCGGCTTTGAGTCTGTCCCATTGAGATCGGCAGGGATATTACTCCATCAGAtttgatgaagtggtcgcccAATCCAATGACTCCTTGCTGGTGAGTCGTCAGGTCGCCGTCCCTTAGTCCCAGTGCGTCAAATacgttgcggaacatgatgTCCGAGTCAGCCCCCGTGTCGACGAGGATTCGTTTGACGAATcggttcccactctggccgtGATGACCATGGGTGGGTTTTCTGGGGCGTCGTCGAACCATTGGTCTTCCGGGCCGAAAGAAATGGAGGGGGGCTTCTTAGAGTTTCGCACCAACGAGGAGGAGACCGCCAAGACCTTAGCATCTTTTTTGTGCGCTGATCGTGACCTCGGCGCGGCATTTTTGGCCGTCACCACGTTGATTACGGTGAGGCCGTGATCTCTGTCTTCTGGCTCTTGACGCCGCTTTGCCGAACGGGTTTTGCCTTCTTCGTCTTGGTCGCGATAATGCCTCCTCGGCTCCCTGATGAGATGGGAGAATTCTGCTAGCTTACCTTCCCTTATCGCTTGTTCTAGGGCATCCTTCAGGTCAAAGCAGTCCTGTGTTTGGTGACCATAGCCTTTGTGGTAGTCACAATAGAAGTTCTTGTTTCCTCCCGTACGGTCCTTGAGTGGTCGGGGCTTCGGCAGGATTCCTTTCTCGGCTATTTGCtgataaacttccatgatgggGAGAGTGAGCGGAGTGTAGTTGGTGAATTTCCCGACCCGGGGGAATGGCCTGGGTGCCTTGCTTGGAGCTCCTTCCCTGGCTTGTTCCTTTAGTCTTTCTCCGTTACCTTGTTGCCGAGGTTGGCTGTAGCCGGACTGCCGtttattggcagccacgactTGGCTGACTTCCTCATCGTTTATATACTCCTTGGCTACCGTTTGGATCTCGTGCATCGTCCAAACTGGTTTCGTGGTAAGGTGTTTTCGAAAGttctcgttgaggaggccgttcgtCAGGCAAAGGCTGGCCACCGAATCGGTTAGGCCGTCGATCTccaagcattcgtcgttgaaccgatccaggtattttctggtcGGCTCTCCCTGTCTCTGGGTTACCCCCAGAAGGTTGATCGGGTGCTTTGCCTTTGCTATTCGTGTTGTAAACTGGGCCAGAAATGCACGACTGATGTCCGAAAACCCGTAGACGGACCCTTGcgggaggccgttaaaccatctGATCGCGGGTCCTGCCAGGGTTACCGGGAAGGCTCGGCACCTCACCTCGTCCCCTACTCCCTCTAGATTCATCCTTGCTTCGAAGGCCGTGAGGTGTTCTAGAGGGTCTTGAGTTCcatcgtacctcatgtccgttggtttgTCGAAGTGCTTCGGCAATCGGACTTCGAGGATGGATCGGTGGAATGGGGTGGCGCCCATTATCACGGGTTGCCGTTTCCTCTCGGACCACCCTTCCCCATCTTCACGATCTCGTGCTGTGCGGCGCGTTTCCTTGCCTCGGGAGTAGATGATCGTGTCATTTCATCTTCTCGGGATGGGGGATTCTTCACGGGTGCTCTCCGCTTCCGTTCGGGATGCGGAGGCGCGTCGCAGACGGCTCTGGCGGGAGTTTCTCTCTTGGCTTTCAGGGGATGGGGTGTAGCTGGGATCGGTGGTTTGTCCGTCGCGCTCCTGGTCGGCCAGTTGCCGCTCCAGGTTCTGGACCCTGTGACGTAGCTCctgcattattatggcgctatCGCCGCCCGTTCTCCCGAAGGGTCGCGTCCTTGTGTGTGGTTCAGTGTGTTGTCGAGGGGACCTTCGCCGTCCTCTTAGTGAGGCGACGGAGGCCGCCCCTTCTGCTCCGGTTCCTCGGCCTTGGTCTCCGGGGCCCGGCACAACGTCCATCTAGGCGATttcccacagacggcgccaatgttcggttGTCGGTTGCCGGACAGGTCAGGTGGTTATTTGAAGGGGTGATAACGCCTCAATCGCGATCGTGCTGGGTTTGGATCTGCCGGGTAGCCGAGCTCTCGTTATGGAAGGAAAgagggggtgccacctgcaaagacattccgacgctctagtcagcTAGTGTGCAGGTGGGGAATATGATAGGTGGAAAAagtgacgtaccttgggggaaGGACAGGTCCTTCCCCATTTATACCGTGTCAGAGGTGGGCCCTGCAAGGACAGGCCCACCTTCCTCGAAGCTTCCTCACAGCTGCAGTAGAGAGCTGTTAgtgacgcgtgtccgggtcgcgTAGTGAGCTGCATGTGCCCGACCGCTTGGGTCGGGTCATTAGTGGGTCGAGTTGGCCCGCAAATGGCctgggccaggcc
This window contains:
- the LOC130975847 gene encoding uncharacterized protein LOC130975847, translating into MGATPFHRSILEVRLPKHFDKPTDMRYDGTQDPLEHLTAFEARMNLEGVGDEVRCRAFPVTLAGPAIRWFNGLPQGSVYGFSDISRAFLAQFTTRIAKAKHPINLLGVTQRQGEPTRKYLDRFNDECLEIDGLTDSVASLCLTNGLLNENFRKHLTTKPVWTMHEIQTVAKEYINDEEVSQVVAANKRQSGYSQPRQQGNGERLKEQAREGAPSKAPRPFPRVGKFTNYTPLTLPIMEVYQQIAEKGILPKPRPLKDRTGGNKNFYCDYHKGYGHQTQDCFDLKDALEQAIREGKLAEFSHLIREPRRHYRDQDEEGKTRSAKRRQEPEDRDHGLTVINVVTAKNAAPRSRSAHKKDAKVLAVSSSLVRNSKKPPSISFGPEDQWFDDAPENPPMVITARVGTDSSNESSSTRGLTRTSCSATYLTHWD